The Rhineura floridana isolate rRhiFlo1 chromosome 8, rRhiFlo1.hap2, whole genome shotgun sequence genome includes a region encoding these proteins:
- the ATP6V1E1 gene encoding V-type proton ATPase subunit E 1, producing MALSDADVQKQIKHMMAFIEQEANEKAEEIDAKAEEEFNIEKGRLVQTQRLKIMEYYEKKEKQIEQQKKIQMSNLMNQARLKVLKARDDLIADLLSEAKQRLVKVVKDTGRYQTLLDGLVLQGFYQLLEPTMTVRCRKQDLPLVKVAVQKSIPVYKATTKNDVDIHIDQESCLPEDIAGGVEIYSSDNKIKVSNTLESRLDLIAQQMMPDVRTALFGANSNRKFMD from the exons ATGGCGCTGAGCGATGCCGACGTCCAGAAACAG ATCAAGCACATGATGGCTTTCATTGAACAGGAAGCCAATGAAAAGGCAGAAGAAATAGATGCTAAG GCTGAAGAAGAATTCAACATTGAGAAAGGTCGGCTTGTTCAGACACAGAGACTGAAGATAATGGAGTACTAtgaaaagaaagagaaacaaaTTGAACAGCAGAAGAAAAT TCAGATGTCCAACCTGATGAATCAGGCAAGACTGAAGGTTCTTAAAGCGAGGGATGATCTGATTGCA GATTTGCTGAGCGAAGCCAAGCAGAGACTGGTTAAAGTAGTGAAAGATACTGGCAGATACCAAACTCTGTTGGATGGATTAGTTCTGCAG GGATTTTATCAGTTACTCGAGCCTACAATGACTGTCCGTTGCCGGAAACAGGATCTTCCTTTGGTTAAG GTTGCAGTCCAGAAGAGCATCCCAGTCTACAAAGCTACCACCAAAAATGATGTTGATATTCATATTGACCAAGAGTCATGTCTCCCTGAGGACAT AGCTGGGGGTGTTGAAATCTATAGCAGTGACAATAAAATCAAGGTTTCCAATACTCTGGAAAGCCGGCTGGATCTTATCGCCCAGCAG ATGATGCCAGATGTCCGAACAGCGCTTTTTGGTGCCAACAGCAATAGGAAGTTCATGGACTAA